From the Streptomyces syringium genome, one window contains:
- a CDS encoding glycosyltransferase family 4 protein, with protein MKISFLLQNAYGIGGTIRSTFNVAGALAARHDVEIVSIHRTGGTPKLPLHGKVKLVHLVDTRAETGADRDNPLLQQDSAHVPPVEAKGAHFSALTDKRVAEHLARTDADVVIATRPGLVMYLAEFGQDRYLRIGQEHRIYGTHEPNIRAAQDRAIPHLDAHTAVSEADATTHREQFPGIRTKLIALPNGVPASEVEPSDGSAKLVVAAGRLIPVKRYDLLVKAWATVAAAHPDWRLRIYGRGPQQAKLREQIDTLGLNEHITLMGAHSPIETEWAKGSIAAVTSREESFGMTIVEAMNCGVPVVATDCPHGPGEIINDGTDGLLVPVGDSDGIAKGLLKLIEDDELRHAMGRAARESAERYHPDSIARQYEELIASLGGDTAATTATGTTTDEAAAAPVPLAKMLRRTAGKIIRPLRRTVAKPAKPTVKAALKDIVRKPLRCTASCRVDADGNIHVSVDRKGLSGDNLSLTVTRRKEGKPVSVPLRQPATATGPWTAVLDRRELRLGEGRWDLHVVRGEDGARRRVVSHLAEGRGLVELEPLPGTPFTWWIPYPTVDGYLALRAWHRTRHAEARAVRQGGAALMVEGTLHGVEFTAESNPVVVGTPRVEGAEPVTAEAIVVDKAAFTVALPYERLRAARAVGENTVWDLALRLTPDGEPIKIARLVGDIVDRNKTDLYPTVDGVRPYFTVNSDLAVSCPVDGS; from the coding sequence ATGAAGATCTCTTTCCTTTTGCAGAACGCCTACGGCATCGGCGGCACCATCCGCTCCACGTTCAACGTCGCCGGCGCGCTCGCCGCCCGGCACGACGTGGAGATCGTGTCGATCCACAGAACCGGTGGCACGCCCAAGCTCCCCCTGCACGGCAAGGTCAAGCTCGTCCACCTCGTCGACACCCGGGCCGAGACGGGCGCCGACCGGGACAACCCGCTGCTCCAGCAGGACAGCGCGCACGTCCCGCCCGTCGAGGCCAAGGGCGCCCACTTCAGCGCCCTCACCGACAAGCGCGTCGCCGAGCACCTCGCCCGCACCGACGCCGACGTCGTCATCGCCACCCGGCCCGGACTGGTGATGTACCTCGCCGAGTTCGGCCAGGACCGCTATCTGCGGATCGGCCAGGAGCACCGGATCTACGGCACCCACGAGCCGAACATCCGCGCCGCCCAGGACCGCGCCATCCCGCACCTCGACGCCCACACCGCCGTCTCCGAGGCCGACGCCACCACCCACCGCGAGCAGTTCCCGGGCATCAGGACCAAGCTGATCGCCCTGCCGAACGGCGTCCCGGCGTCCGAGGTCGAGCCCTCCGACGGCAGCGCCAAGCTCGTCGTCGCCGCGGGCCGCCTCATCCCCGTCAAGCGCTACGACCTGCTGGTCAAGGCCTGGGCCACCGTCGCCGCCGCCCACCCCGACTGGCGCCTGCGCATCTACGGCCGCGGCCCGCAGCAGGCCAAGCTGCGCGAACAGATCGACACGCTCGGCCTCAACGAGCACATCACGCTCATGGGCGCCCACTCGCCCATCGAGACCGAGTGGGCCAAGGGCTCCATCGCCGCCGTGACCTCCCGCGAGGAGTCCTTCGGCATGACGATCGTCGAGGCGATGAACTGCGGCGTCCCCGTCGTCGCCACCGACTGCCCGCACGGCCCCGGCGAGATCATCAACGACGGCACCGACGGCCTCCTCGTCCCCGTCGGCGACAGCGACGGCATCGCCAAGGGCCTCCTCAAGCTCATCGAGGACGACGAACTGCGCCACGCCATGGGCCGCGCCGCCCGCGAATCCGCCGAGCGCTACCACCCGGACTCCATCGCCCGGCAGTACGAGGAACTGATCGCGAGCCTGGGCGGCGACACCGCCGCCACCACCGCGACCGGCACCACCACGGACGAGGCCGCCGCCGCACCCGTACCGCTGGCGAAAATGCTGCGCCGCACCGCCGGGAAGATCATCCGCCCGCTGCGCCGCACGGTGGCCAAGCCCGCCAAGCCCACGGTGAAGGCAGCCCTCAAGGACATCGTCCGCAAGCCGCTGCGCTGCACCGCCTCCTGCCGCGTCGACGCCGACGGCAACATCCACGTCTCCGTCGACCGCAAGGGCCTCTCCGGCGACAACCTCTCCCTGACGGTCACCCGCCGCAAGGAGGGCAAGCCCGTCAGCGTCCCCCTCCGGCAGCCGGCCACCGCGACCGGCCCCTGGACGGCCGTCCTCGACCGCCGCGAACTCCGCCTCGGAGAAGGCCGTTGGGACCTGCACGTCGTCCGGGGCGAGGACGGCGCCCGCCGCCGGGTCGTCTCCCATCTCGCCGAAGGACGCGGCCTGGTGGAGCTGGAGCCGCTGCCCGGCACCCCGTTCACCTGGTGGATCCCCTACCCGACCGTCGACGGCTACCTCGCGCTGCGCGCCTGGCACCGCACCCGGCACGCGGAGGCCCGCGCGGTGCGCCAGGGCGGCGCCGCGCTGATGGTCGAAGGAACCCTGCACGGCGTCGAGTTCACCGCCGAGAGCAACCCGGTCGTCGTCGGCACACCGCGCGTCGAGGGTGCCGAGCCGGTGACGGCGGAGGCGATCGTCGTGGACAAGGCGGCCTTCACCGTCGCCCTGCCCTACGAGCGGCTGCGCGCCGCCCGCGCGGTCGGCGAGAACACCGTCTGGGACCTGGCCCTGCGGCTGACCCCGGACGGCGAACCCATCAAGATCGCCCGCCTCGTCGGCGACATCGTCGACCGCAACAAGACGGATCTCTACCCGACCGTGGACGGCGTCCGCCCGTACTTCACGGTCAACAGCGATCTGGCAGTCAGCTGCCCGGTGGACGGTTCGTAA
- the truA gene encoding tRNA pseudouridine(38-40) synthase TruA — MSDEAEPGFVRVRLDLSYDGKDFSGWAKQRAGQRTVQGEIENALRTVTRSDRTYELTVAGRTDSGVHARGQVAHVDLPVEVWAEHEEKLLRRLAGRLSHDVRVWKVAEAPAGFNARFSAVWRRYAYRVVDHIGGVDPLLRGHVLWHDWPLDVEAMNAASQALLGEHDFAAYCRKREGATTIRTLQQLSWERDASGVVTATVRADAFCHNMVRSLVGALLFVGDGHRPVEWPGKVLAARVRDSAVHVVRPHGLTLEEVGYPADSELAARNLAARNRRTLPGAGCC; from the coding sequence GTGAGTGACGAGGCGGAGCCCGGTTTCGTCCGGGTGCGGCTGGACCTGTCGTACGACGGCAAGGACTTCTCCGGCTGGGCCAAGCAGCGCGCGGGACAGCGCACGGTGCAGGGCGAGATCGAGAACGCGCTCCGGACGGTGACCCGTTCCGACCGGACCTATGAGCTGACGGTCGCCGGCCGCACGGACTCGGGCGTGCACGCGCGCGGCCAGGTCGCGCACGTCGATCTGCCGGTCGAGGTGTGGGCCGAGCACGAGGAGAAGCTGCTGCGCCGGCTCGCCGGCCGACTCTCGCACGATGTGCGGGTGTGGAAGGTCGCGGAGGCACCGGCCGGTTTCAACGCCCGCTTCTCGGCGGTCTGGCGGCGGTACGCCTACCGGGTGGTCGACCACATCGGTGGTGTCGATCCGCTGTTGCGCGGTCATGTCCTGTGGCACGACTGGCCGTTGGACGTCGAGGCGATGAACGCCGCGTCGCAGGCGCTGCTCGGTGAGCACGACTTCGCGGCGTACTGCCGCAAGCGCGAGGGGGCGACGACCATTCGCACGCTCCAGCAGCTGAGTTGGGAGCGTGACGCGTCCGGCGTCGTCACCGCGACCGTACGGGCGGACGCCTTCTGCCACAACATGGTGCGTTCGCTGGTGGGCGCCCTGCTGTTCGTCGGTGACGGGCACCGGCCGGTGGAGTGGCCCGGCAAGGTGCTGGCCGCGCGGGTGCGGGATTCCGCGGTGCATGTGGTGCGGCCGCACGGTTTGACGCTGGAAGAGGTGGGTTACCCCGCTGATTCGGAGCTGGCCGCGCGGAACCTCGCGGCGCGGAATCGTCGGACGCTGCCTGGCGCGGGGTGCTGTTAG
- the rplQ gene encoding 50S ribosomal protein L17 → MPRPAKGARLGGSAAHEKLLLANLAKSLFEHGRITTTEAKARRLRPVAERLITKAKKGDIHNRRQVLQTITDKSIVHVLFTEIAPRFAERPGGYTRITKIGNRRGDNAPMAVIELVEGEIAKKATVAEAEAATKRAVKESEAAAEAPAEESKDA, encoded by the coding sequence ATGCCGCGTCCCGCAAAGGGTGCCCGTCTGGGCGGCAGCGCCGCGCACGAGAAGCTGCTCCTGGCGAACCTCGCCAAGTCGCTCTTCGAGCACGGCCGCATCACCACCACCGAGGCCAAGGCCCGTCGCCTTCGTCCGGTCGCCGAGCGTCTGATCACCAAGGCGAAGAAGGGCGACATCCACAACCGTCGCCAGGTGCTGCAGACGATCACGGACAAGAGCATCGTCCACGTGCTCTTCACCGAGATCGCCCCGCGCTTCGCCGAGCGTCCGGGTGGTTACACCCGTATCACGAAGATCGGCAACCGTCGTGGCGACAACGCCCCGATGGCCGTGATCGAGCTCGTCGAGGGCGAGATCGCCAAGAAGGCGACCGTCGCCGAGGCCGAGGCCGCCACCAAGCGTGCGGTCAAGGAGTCCGAGGCTGCTGCCGAGGCTCCGGCCGAGGAGTCCAAGGACGCCTGA
- a CDS encoding DNA-directed RNA polymerase subunit alpha — protein MLIAQRPSLTEEVVDEFRSRFVIEPLEPGFGYTLGNSLRRTLLSSIPGAAVTSIRIDGVLHEFTTVPGVKEDVTDLILNIKQLVVSSEHDEPVVMYLRKQGPGLVAAADIAPPAGVEVHNPDLVLATLNAKGKLEMELTVERGRGYVSAVQNKQVGQEIGRIPVDSIYSPVLKVTYKVEATRVEQRTDFDKLIVDVETKQAMRPRDAMASAGKTLVELFGLARELNIDAEGIDMGPSPTDAALAADLALPIEELELTVRSYNCLKREGIHSVGELVARSEADLLDIRNFGAKSIDEVKAKLAGMGLALKDSPPGFDPTAAADAFGADDDADAGFVETEQY, from the coding sequence ATGCTGATCGCTCAGCGCCCCTCGCTGACCGAAGAGGTCGTCGACGAGTTCCGCTCCCGGTTCGTGATCGAGCCGCTGGAGCCGGGCTTCGGCTACACCCTCGGCAACTCCCTGCGTCGTACGCTCCTCTCCTCGATCCCGGGTGCGGCGGTCACGTCCATCCGTATCGACGGTGTCCTGCACGAGTTCACCACCGTGCCGGGCGTCAAGGAAGACGTCACCGACCTCATCCTCAACATCAAGCAGCTGGTCGTCTCCTCGGAGCACGACGAGCCGGTCGTGATGTACCTGCGCAAGCAGGGCCCCGGCCTGGTCGCCGCTGCTGACATCGCCCCCCCGGCCGGCGTCGAGGTGCACAACCCCGACCTGGTCCTGGCGACCCTGAACGCCAAGGGCAAGCTGGAGATGGAGCTGACCGTCGAGCGCGGTCGCGGCTACGTCTCCGCCGTCCAGAACAAGCAGGTGGGCCAGGAGATCGGCCGTATCCCGGTCGACTCCATCTACTCGCCGGTTCTCAAGGTCACCTACAAGGTCGAGGCGACCCGTGTCGAGCAGCGCACCGACTTCGACAAGCTGATCGTCGACGTCGAGACCAAGCAGGCCATGCGCCCGCGTGACGCCATGGCGTCCGCCGGTAAGACCCTGGTCGAGCTGTTCGGTCTGGCCCGCGAGCTCAACATCGACGCCGAGGGCATCGACATGGGCCCGTCCCCCACGGACGCCGCCCTTGCCGCCGACCTGGCGCTGCCGATCGAGGAGCTCGAGCTCACGGTCCGCTCGTACAACTGCCTCAAGCGCGAGGGCATCCACTCCGTGGGTGAGCTCGTCGCCCGCTCCGAGGCCGACCTGCTCGACATCCGCAACTTCGGTGCGAAGTCGATCGACGAGGTCAAGGCGAAGCTGGCCGGCATGGGCCTGGCCCTCAAGGACAGCCCGCCCGGATTCGACCCGACCGCCGCGGCGGACGCCTTTGGCGCCGACGACGACGCGGACGCGGGTTTCGTCGAGACCGAGCAGTACTGA
- the rpsK gene encoding 30S ribosomal protein S11 translates to MPPKGRQGAAKKVRRKEKKNVAHGHAHIKSTFNNTIVSITDPTGNVISWASAGHVGFKGSRKSTPFAAQMAAESAARRAQEHGMRKVDVFVKGPGSGRETAIRSLQATGLEVGSIQDVTPTPHNGCRPPKRRRV, encoded by the coding sequence ATGCCTCCTAAGGGCCGTCAGGGTGCAGCCAAGAAGGTGCGCCGCAAGGAAAAGAAGAACGTCGCTCACGGGCACGCCCACATCAAGAGCACGTTCAACAACACCATCGTTTCGATCACGGACCCCACGGGCAACGTGATCTCCTGGGCCTCCGCCGGCCACGTCGGCTTCAAGGGCTCGCGCAAGTCCACTCCGTTCGCCGCGCAGATGGCCGCCGAGTCGGCTGCCCGTCGCGCGCAGGAGCACGGCATGCGCAAGGTCGACGTCTTCGTCAAGGGTCCGGGTTCCGGTCGTGAGACCGCCATCCGTTCGCTGCAGGCGACCGGCCTCGAGGTTGGCTCCATCCAGGACGTCACCCCGACCCCGCACAACGGCTGCCGTCCGCCCAAGCGTCGCCGCGTCTGA
- the rpsM gene encoding 30S ribosomal protein S13, protein MARLSGVDLPRDKRVEVALTYVFGIGRTQSQKALEATGVNPNTRVRDLAEEDLVKLREYVDANLKTEGDLRREIQADIRRKVEIGCYQGLRHRRGLPVHGQRTSTNARTRKGPRRAIAGKKKPGKK, encoded by the coding sequence ATGGCACGCCTTTCCGGCGTTGACCTCCCGCGCGACAAGCGCGTTGAGGTCGCCCTCACCTACGTCTTCGGCATCGGGCGCACCCAGTCGCAGAAGGCGCTGGAAGCGACCGGCGTCAACCCCAACACCCGCGTTCGTGACCTGGCCGAAGAGGACCTGGTCAAGCTCCGCGAGTACGTGGACGCGAACCTCAAGACCGAGGGTGACCTCCGTCGCGAGATCCAGGCCGACATCCGCCGCAAGGTCGAGATCGGCTGCTACCAGGGTCTGCGCCACCGTCGTGGCCTGCCCGTCCACGGTCAGCGCACCAGCACGAACGCTCGTACCCGCAAGGGCCCGCGTCGCGCGATCGCCGGCAAGAAGAAGCCGGGCAAGAAGTAG
- the rpmJ gene encoding 50S ribosomal protein L36, translated as MKVKPSVKKICDKCKVIRRHGRVMVICDNLRHKQRQG; from the coding sequence ATGAAGGTCAAGCCGAGCGTCAAGAAGATCTGCGACAAGTGCAAGGTGATCCGCCGTCACGGCCGGGTCATGGTCATCTGCGACAACCTGCGCCACAAGCAGCGCCAGGGCTGA
- the infA gene encoding translation initiation factor IF-1 — protein sequence MAKKQGAIEIEGTVIESLPNAMFKVELQNGHKVLAHISGKMRMHYIRILPDDRVVVELSPYDLTRGRIVYRYK from the coding sequence GTGGCCAAGAAGCAAGGTGCCATCGAGATCGAGGGCACCGTGATCGAGTCTCTGCCGAACGCGATGTTCAAGGTAGAGCTCCAGAACGGTCACAAGGTCCTCGCGCACATCAGCGGCAAGATGCGGATGCACTACATCCGCATCCTCCCGGATGACCGGGTCGTCGTGGAGCTGTCTCCCTACGACCTGACGCGTGGCCGGATCGTCTACCGCTACAAGTAG
- the map gene encoding type I methionyl aminopeptidase encodes MVEIKTPDQIAKMREAGLVVAAIHAATREAAVPGATTKDLDEVARKVIADHGAKSNFLGYGGFPATICTSVNEVVVHGIPDTKTVLKDGDIISIDAGAIIDGWHGDAAFTAFVGTGHAPELLELSRVTEESMWAGIAAVKNGNRLVDISRAIEGYIRRQPRPASGKYGIIEDYGGHGIGSEMHMDPHLLNYVSRKRGKGPKLVPGFCIAIEPMVSLGTARTHVLEDDWTVLTNDGTWSSHWEHSVALTEEGPLVLTAVDGGKAKLAEYGVVAAPDPLA; translated from the coding sequence ATGGTCGAGATCAAGACCCCGGACCAGATCGCGAAGATGCGCGAGGCGGGGCTGGTCGTCGCCGCCATCCACGCCGCCACCCGGGAGGCGGCCGTTCCGGGCGCCACGACCAAGGACCTGGACGAGGTGGCCCGCAAGGTGATCGCCGACCACGGTGCGAAGTCGAACTTCCTGGGCTACGGCGGTTTCCCCGCCACGATCTGCACCTCGGTGAACGAGGTCGTCGTGCACGGCATCCCGGACACCAAGACCGTCCTCAAGGACGGCGACATCATCTCCATCGACGCCGGCGCCATCATCGACGGCTGGCACGGTGACGCCGCCTTCACGGCCTTCGTGGGCACCGGACACGCCCCGGAGCTGCTGGAGCTCTCCCGGGTGACCGAGGAGTCCATGTGGGCCGGTATCGCCGCCGTGAAGAACGGCAACCGCCTGGTGGACATCTCCCGGGCCATCGAGGGCTACATCCGCCGCCAGCCCCGCCCGGCCTCGGGCAAGTACGGGATCATCGAGGACTACGGCGGGCACGGCATCGGCAGCGAGATGCACATGGACCCGCACCTGCTGAACTACGTCTCCCGCAAGCGCGGCAAGGGCCCGAAGCTGGTCCCCGGCTTCTGCATCGCCATCGAGCCCATGGTCAGCCTCGGCACGGCGCGTACGCACGTCCTCGAGGACGACTGGACGGTCCTGACGAACGACGGCACCTGGTCCTCGCACTGGGAGCACTCCGTGGCGCTCACGGAGGAGGGCCCGCTGGTCCTCACGGCGGTCGACGGCGGCAAGGCGAAGCTCGCGGAGTACGGCGTCGTGGCGGCGCCCGACCCGCTGGCGTAA
- a CDS encoding adenylate kinase, giving the protein MRIVLVGPPGAGKGTQAAYLAKNLAIPHISTGDLFRANISQGTPLGQKAQEYMRAGQLVPDEVTIGMAKDRMEQADATDGFLLDGFPRNLAQAEALDGILKADGLKLDAVLDLEVPEDEVVKRIAGRRICRNESSHVFHAIYNPPKTEGVCDACGGELYQREDDSEETVRKRLEVYHSETEPIIDYYKAQGLVVTISALGKVAEVTQRAMAALDRD; this is encoded by the coding sequence ATGCGAATCGTCCTCGTCGGGCCGCCCGGCGCCGGCAAGGGAACGCAGGCCGCGTACCTTGCCAAGAACCTCGCGATCCCGCACATCTCGACGGGCGACCTCTTCCGGGCGAACATCAGCCAGGGCACACCGCTCGGGCAGAAGGCCCAGGAGTACATGCGCGCCGGTCAGCTCGTGCCGGACGAGGTCACCATCGGCATGGCCAAGGACCGCATGGAGCAGGCCGACGCCACCGACGGCTTCCTGCTGGACGGCTTCCCGCGCAACCTGGCCCAGGCCGAGGCGCTGGACGGGATCCTGAAGGCCGACGGGCTGAAGCTCGACGCCGTCCTGGACCTGGAGGTCCCGGAGGACGAGGTCGTCAAGCGGATCGCCGGTCGCCGCATCTGCCGCAACGAGAGCAGCCACGTCTTCCACGCGATCTACAACCCGCCGAAGACCGAGGGTGTCTGCGACGCCTGCGGCGGCGAGCTGTACCAGCGCGAGGACGACAGCGAAGAGACCGTTCGCAAGCGCCTCGAGGTCTACCACAGCGAGACCGAGCCGATCATCGACTACTACAAGGCCCAGGGCCTCGTGGTGACGATCTCGGCGCTCGGCAAGGTCGCCGAGGTCACCCAGCGGGCCATGGCCGCGCTGGACCGCGACTGA
- the secY gene encoding preprotein translocase subunit SecY → MLTAFARAFKTPDLRKKLLFTLGIMVLFRLGAHVPVPGVDYQNVQTCMDQAKSGQGLFGLVNMFSGGALLQITIFALGIMPYITASIILQLLTVVIPRLEALKKEGQTGQAKITQYTRYLTVALAILQGTGLVATASNGALFGNCTVGNQIVPDKSIFATAVMVITMTAGTALIMWLGELITDRGIGNGMSILMFTSIAAGFPGALWAIKMQGNLMGGWLEFGLVILCGLAMVGLVVFVEQAQRRIPVQYAKRMIGRRSYGGTSTYIPLKVNQAGVIPVIFASSLLYIPALLVQFTNSKAGWANWVQANLVKGDHPIYMATYFLLIVFFAFFYVAISFNPEEVADNMKKYGGFIPGIRAGRPTAEYLSYVLNRITWPGSLYLGLIALVPTVALVTLNADQNFPFGGTSILIIVGVGLETVKQIESQLQQRNYEGFLR, encoded by the coding sequence GTGCTCACCGCGTTCGCCCGGGCGTTCAAGACGCCCGACCTGCGCAAGAAGCTGCTGTTCACGCTGGGCATCATGGTGCTCTTCCGGCTCGGGGCGCACGTACCCGTTCCCGGCGTCGACTACCAGAACGTTCAGACGTGCATGGACCAGGCCAAGAGCGGTCAGGGCCTCTTCGGCCTCGTGAACATGTTCAGCGGTGGCGCGCTGCTGCAAATCACGATCTTCGCGCTCGGGATCATGCCGTACATCACGGCGAGCATCATCCTGCAGTTGCTCACCGTCGTCATTCCACGTCTGGAAGCCCTCAAGAAGGAGGGCCAGACCGGCCAGGCAAAGATCACGCAGTACACGCGTTATCTGACCGTCGCCCTCGCGATCCTGCAGGGCACCGGCCTGGTGGCCACCGCCAGCAACGGCGCGCTCTTCGGCAACTGCACCGTCGGCAACCAGATCGTCCCGGACAAGTCGATCTTCGCTACGGCCGTCATGGTCATCACCATGACCGCGGGCACCGCGCTGATCATGTGGCTCGGTGAGCTCATCACCGACCGCGGCATCGGCAACGGCATGTCGATCCTGATGTTCACGTCCATCGCCGCCGGCTTCCCGGGCGCCCTCTGGGCGATCAAGATGCAGGGCAACCTGATGGGCGGCTGGCTGGAGTTCGGCCTGGTCATCCTGTGCGGTCTGGCGATGGTCGGCCTCGTCGTCTTCGTCGAGCAGGCCCAGCGCAGGATCCCCGTTCAGTACGCCAAGCGCATGATCGGCCGCCGTTCCTACGGCGGTACGTCCACCTACATTCCGCTCAAGGTCAACCAGGCGGGCGTGATCCCGGTCATCTTCGCCTCGTCGCTGCTGTACATCCCGGCCCTGCTGGTGCAGTTCACCAACTCCAAGGCGGGCTGGGCGAACTGGGTCCAGGCCAACCTGGTCAAGGGTGACCACCCGATCTACATGGCCACGTACTTCCTGCTGATCGTCTTCTTCGCGTTCTTCTATGTCGCCATCTCCTTCAACCCCGAAGAAGTTGCCGACAATATGAAGAAGTATGGTGGGTTCATCCCGGGTATCCGGGCAGGACGTCCCACCGCGGAGTACCTGAGCTACGTGCTGAATCGCATCACGTGGCCCGGCTCTCTCTACCTGGGCCTGATCGCCCTCGTGCCGACCGTGGCTCTGGTCACACTTAACGCGGACCAGAACTTCCCGTTCGGTGGAACCAGCATCCTGATCATCGTCGGTGTTGGCCTGGAGACTGTGAAGCAGATCGAGAGCCAGCTTCAGCAGCGCAATTACGAAGGGTTCCTCCGCTGA
- the rplO gene encoding 50S ribosomal protein L15: MAEQNPLKVHNLRPAPGAKTAKTRVGRGEASKGKTAGRGTKGTKARYQVPQRFEGGQMPLHMRLPKLKGFKNPFRVEFQVVNLDKLAALYPQGGEVTVADLVAKGAVRKNQLVKVLGTGEISVALQVTVDAVSGSAQEKIVAAGGTVTELV, translated from the coding sequence ATGGCGGAGCAGAACCCGCTGAAGGTCCACAACCTCCGGCCCGCCCCGGGCGCCAAGACCGCCAAGACCCGTGTGGGTCGTGGTGAGGCGTCCAAGGGTAAGACCGCAGGTCGTGGTACCAAGGGCACCAAGGCCCGTTACCAGGTTCCGCAGCGCTTCGAGGGCGGGCAGATGCCCCTCCACATGCGTCTGCCGAAGCTCAAGGGCTTCAAGAACCCGTTCCGCGTCGAGTTCCAGGTCGTGAACCTGGACAAGCTGGCCGCGCTCTACCCGCAGGGTGGCGAGGTCACGGTGGCCGATCTGGTCGCCAAGGGCGCGGTTCGTAAGAACCAGCTCGTGAAGGTGCTCGGCACCGGCGAGATCTCCGTGGCGCTGCAGGTGACGGTTGACGCCGTCTCCGGCTCCGCCCAGGAGAAGATTGTCGCCGCTGGCGGCACCGTCACCGAGCTCGTCTGA
- the rpmD gene encoding 50S ribosomal protein L30: MARLKVTQVKSYIGSKQNHRDTLRSLGLKRLNDVVVKEDRPEIRGMVQTVRHLVTVEEVD; the protein is encoded by the coding sequence ATGGCTCGCCTCAAGGTCACGCAGGTTAAGTCCTACATCGGTAGCAAGCAGAACCACCGCGACACCCTGCGTTCGCTCGGGCTCAAGCGCCTGAACGACGTGGTTGTCAAGGAGGACCGTCCCGAGATCCGCGGCATGGTGCAGACCGTCCGCCACCTCGTGACGGTTGAGGAGGTCGACTGA
- the rpsE gene encoding 30S ribosomal protein S5: MAGPQRRGSGAGGGERRDRKGRDGGAAAEKTAYVERVVAINRVAKVVKGGRRFSFTALVVVGDGDGTVGVGYGKAKEVPAAIAKGVEEAKKNFFKVPRIQGTIPHPIQGEKAAGVVLLKPASPGTGVIAGGPVRAVLECAGVHDILSKSLGSSNPINIVHATVTALQGLQRPEEIAARRGLPLEDVAPAALLRARAGAGA, encoded by the coding sequence ATGGCTGGACCCCAGCGCCGCGGAAGCGGTGCCGGTGGCGGCGAGCGGCGGGACCGGAAGGGTCGCGACGGTGGCGCTGCCGCCGAGAAGACCGCGTACGTTGAGCGCGTTGTCGCGATCAACCGCGTCGCCAAGGTTGTCAAGGGTGGTCGCCGCTTCAGCTTCACCGCGCTGGTCGTGGTGGGCGACGGTGACGGCACCGTAGGTGTCGGATACGGCAAGGCCAAGGAAGTTCCCGCGGCCATCGCCAAGGGCGTGGAAGAGGCCAAGAAGAACTTCTTCAAGGTCCCGCGCATCCAGGGCACCATCCCGCACCCCATCCAGGGCGAGAAGGCCGCGGGCGTCGTCCTGCTCAAGCCTGCTTCCCCCGGTACCGGTGTTATCGCCGGTGGCCCGGTGCGTGCGGTGCTCGAGTGCGCCGGCGTCCACGACATCCTGTCGAAGTCGCTCGGTTCTTCGAACCCGATCAACATCGTGCACGCCACGGTGACCGCGCTTCAGGGCCTTCAGCGCCCCGAGGAGATCGCGGCCCGTCGTGGCCTGCCGCTGGAAGACGTCGCCCCCGCCGCACTGCTGCGGGCGCGTGCCGGGGCGGGTGCGTAA
- the rplR gene encoding 50S ribosomal protein L18: MAYGVKIAKGDAYKRAAIKRRHIRVRKRISGTPERPRLVVTRSNRHMVAQVIDDIAGHTLASASTLDSSIRGGEGDKSALAKQVGALVAERAKAAGVEAVVFDRGGNQYAGRIAALADAAREAGLKF; encoded by the coding sequence ATGGCATACGGTGTGAAGATCGCTAAGGGCGACGCCTACAAGCGTGCCGCCATTAAGCGTCGCCACATCCGCGTTCGTAAGCGGATTTCCGGCACGCCCGAGCGTCCCCGCCTCGTGGTGACGCGCTCGAACCGCCACATGGTGGCCCAGGTCATCGACGACATCGCGGGCCACACGCTCGCGTCGGCGTCGACCCTGGACTCGTCCATCCGTGGCGGCGAGGGTGACAAGAGCGCCCTGGCCAAGCAGGTCGGCGCGCTTGTCGCCGAGCGTGCGAAGGCCGCCGGCGTCGAGGCCGTCGTGTTCGACCGCGGTGGCAACCAGTACGCCGGGCGCATTGCCGCTCTGGCGGACGCCGCCCGCGAAGCCGGGCTGAAGTTCTAA